tggttattttaaataagaaggttctactctttatagcagtaattcatttttttccccaaaatcaTTTAACAGGGAACTGATACATAGGTCTTAACTCaagtgtaccatatgtcttacTCCCGCCGTCtccttgtattctttttttccttacaaagatATCAACTCTACTCATGACTAGAGATGGGTTTCTTCTAAGAGTACGAGAGAAGGAGTGAGACATatgatattaatgaattaagatcattgttaatatcagctgcctgttgtTTGATTTCGTGTAGAGAAAATGAATTGCTGCCAAATCGAGTAGAACCTTCTGCATTTAAAGTATcattagtacagggaaaatattataagtatatataaattcattttttttttgttatattatgcatttttaaatgaacttaCAACAAAGAtagacaaaaaatttttttttagaggaggATCTTAACAACACTCCTACGACTTATCAAATAATGAAGATAATAGAATAAAGAGCAGACGTATcaatagtttttccttttctaatcggtaaacttagctatttttttaaactcaaatacCTTCTTTACTCCTTGTTTCTATCTGcattaattgaaaatcaaaatgaaatgaatcacattgcttttcaattaatgcatataaaatgaatttaaatcgAAACATACAGAAAAAAACCTATTTGTACTCATTAAAAAGGATAAGTATTCATGGGCAatcttcaatttaataaatacctaTGAAGTGAATAACAACAAAGGCcaagaaaaagttgactttCTGCTGATTTTTACCTATGCGAAGTATtctataaactaaaaaaattgtatttgagagAACGTGgactataaaagtatttttattatatctgtatttgactatatatattttgagcaagtttttttaaaagtaaattgttGTCAACTTTACGAGTTTTTTTTAACCCCTTCAACTGCAAGTAATACTAGAATCCAACACATCTTAAGTATTTAAATCTCTTAGTGCTGGATCGATAGGTTTGAAAAGTCCGGCACATCCATCTTTCAGTCCTACTATCCtggttatctttttattttcttcactcctagctagaattgaagaatataagaaccaagaaaataattaatgatagctagaacgtataatattACGTCCTTGTCACACACATAGTACTTTTAACTACAGGTAtcttgtcttttttaaatagtctgTCAATGATGATAAAACTTCAGTACTCAAATGACATATTAAGAAGTGACTATGTAATTTCTGCCCTTttagtttccataaaagaccCATAAGTACCGGTCCTAGGGCTGACAAATTTGTTTAGGACCGGACTGCAGCCTTTTTAGTCTTTTTAGACAGACCCAACACTAATctctgtacatatattttcgTCAAATATTCAAGTCACTTAATTAATTCTACATCTGAATAAATAATacctttatttattagttatttgtaATACTCAACATATATACCTTATGTAGTATACATACACGAgaagataatcatttttattaacaataagtAAGTGAGCTCGGAGCATTGAGTGGCGTTCGTTCTTTTTGGGTGAGAGAAAGAGGAcctatttattaatcaacatacctacttcttcttcaaaatgaaacatAGTGTTTTTTGCCGCTGTTGTTGAGGAGCGATTCTTATTGATGCTACTAACAACGGGGATTTGCACTCCTCTTTCGCGTTGTTGGAGAAAGGAagagaattatattatttatatagatagatTATAGACTACAGAGTAAACTGcgaaggagaaaaaaaggactcttggaataaaaaaaaaatagtattcccCTTCTGTATTAAATCATTAACTTATTCTACAGTTGACAACGACGTTGTTCATTCACTGAAGAAGGAAAATTGAAAAGTGTACCTTACAGCCATGAGAAGACGCTCAGTACATTTTGATACATCTGCGACCTTTGTACCAGCTGTTGACAGCGAATCCGGAGAATCTAATCTGCAAGTCCAACAAACAACACCTCAAACAACTACAAATGGTAACCTAATTAATagagatatagaaagagggACAGAACTTAAACGACGCACTTCCGTTCCTATGCTCGCCGTTTCTGCACGCCCTACCACTACGCCCATCACGCTACATGAGGATGAGATGGAGTATAATTTCATAGATGAAGAAGGGAGTGAGGATGAAGGCAATGAAGATGAAGAGAGTAATGGTAAAGGGAGTGAGGAGGAAGGGATTCATACCAATTGTACTGTAGAAGATAATCCGTCCCTTCTAGGGAGTAATTTAAAGGAGATGGACCAAGAGCTGAGAAGGAGCTtaacaaatttaacatttaCGCCGATTGAGGATCCTTATGATAATATGGAGGCCCTCAAAAGCAAGTTGGTTGGACGGGATGAGTTGGAGATTTATCGaatgaagaaattaaagaaacaacaaGAACGAGAGGGGAAGGAGGACGAGGTTGGCGAAGCAAAAGCCTCCTCTTTGACTAGTGGGAATTATAGCAAATGATTTTACagcatataatttatatcaggGGCGACCacagggagtgggctggaggggctgtatccctccacccataaaaaaataatggaatttttgctttttacttgaatttttttgtcatatattggattgcaaaaaatttaatattttaaatttaatttttgaaatttgtttccaaaaaattaaatatatcctttttttctaagaattttaatttttggattgttttttttttttttttttttagttaaaaaaaccaagccAAGCCCCCActccctaaaaaatataatcctgcgtacGCCCTTGTATATGTCCTGTGTGTTGATGCTGGTATAAGTagattgtacaaattgcaatttaaaaatgtaatgaagAACATGTATACTACTTTTGATGAGGATGATGCAATTATTAAAtagtctatatatttattaatgatgtaatttataactttttgtattattattgttgaaaatgaCTAAAAGTATGAGTATTTTGTATGAGATAATATATGTTGTTCAAATTCTCACGCTTATACTACTTAATTCACTAAATAgttggtaataaaaaattagggattttgtaattaaatgggACGaataagttgtaatttgtacaatctgctactaatacaagttacaacttgtacaaaaaagataacttgtacacaaaaataacatattctcGTTGCATACATTCTTGTAATAAGTTCTAATGCTACTTTACCCTTTTTTCTATCTGTGATATGCAATTATAAGGatgtatttatgattattaattattattcgatGATGGTTATTTCTGACAAATGATCATCCATACTCTCCATCCATCTAAACCACCCATCCCGTTTACTTAGATCAAAAAATACCTTATA
The Lepeophtheirus salmonis unplaced genomic scaffold, UVic_Lsal_1.4 unplaced_contig_121_pilon___fragment_2___debris, whole genome shotgun sequence genome window above contains:
- the LOC139907447 gene encoding uncharacterized protein, translating into MRRRSVHFDTSATFVPAVDSESGESNLQVQQTTPQTTTNGNLINRDIERGTELKRRTSVPMLAVSARPTTTPITLHEDEMEYNFIDEEGSEDEGNEDEESNGKGSEEEGIHTNCTVEDNPSLLGSNLKEMDQELRRSLTNLTFTPIEDPYDNMEALKSKLVGRDELEIYRMKKLKKQQEREGKEDEVGEAKASSLTSGNYSK